A region from the Lolium perenne isolate Kyuss_39 chromosome 4, Kyuss_2.0, whole genome shotgun sequence genome encodes:
- the LOC127296038 gene encoding protein PSK SIMULATOR 1, with protein MVVLVMPRSWLAGLRSRLGGTSASEDGLGILAFEAAAAMSRLVSLHRSLSDEEVRRLRGDVLRAEGVARLTSTDQSLLLRLACGELLADLDRAAATAARLGARCRGPDAPFLHSFDLVYADAKRGGGGLARLDAAVGFSRGAGKRLRKMERHVAATAKLYAEMDALTELEASERRMEQWMQHSGPIPAQSSKTKRDEPSEKLLRELRLQRQKVRRLREGSLWSVPVHKATKLMARSVLAVLARVSLAFAAVVPGLPPPLAAGRRTRPPGHSSGPMHQPTTMAPDAAIRHSAPIFLQNDAASTTTSLSQSIKPPATTVGGSGMELRYANVILSAEMLLSALRPAIRDEDVQDGMMELSMRDELYKMLPVTIRSAVKASLMERLRGQQVDDEAAAAAMDAVERVLRWLGPVAHDTLRWHDERGMERKQRFSMSPRVPMVQTLHFADRRKAEAAIVEVLVELSCVCWYQDQRRRPADWDD; from the coding sequence ATGGTGGTTCTTGTCATGCCCAGGTCATGGCTCGCCGGCCTGCGTTCTCGGCTCGGCGGCACCAGCGCCAGCGAGGACGGGCTCGGCATCCTCGCCttcgaggcggcggcggccatgtcGCGGCTGGTGTCGCTCCACCGCTCGCTCTCCGACGAGGAGGTCCGGCGGCTCCGCGGCGACGTCCTGCGCGCCGAGGGCGTCGCGCGCCTCACGTCCACGGACCAGTCCCTCCTGCTCCGCCTCGCGTGCGGCGAGCTCCTCGCGGACCtcgaccgcgccgccgccaccgccgcgcgcCTCGGCGCGCGGTGCCGCGGCCCGGACGCGCCGTTCCTACACAGCTTCGACCTCGTCTACGCCGACGCGAAGCGGGGAGGGGGCGGCCTCGCGCGGCTCGACGCGGCGGTCGGGTTCTCCcggggcgcggggaagcggctcaGGAAGATGGAGCGGCACGTGGCCGCGACGGCCAAACTCTACGCGGAGATGGACGCGCTCACGGAGCTGGAGGCGTCGGAGCGGCGGATGGAGCAGTGGATGCAGCACAGCGGGCCCATCCCCGCGCAGTCGTCCAAGACCAAGAGGGACGAGCCGAGCGAGAAGCTGTTGCGCGAGCTCAGGCTGCAGCGGCAGAAGGTGCGGCGGCTCAGGGAGGGCTCGCTGTGGAGCGTGCCCGTCCACAAGGCCACCAAGCTCATGGCCAGGTCGGTGCTCGCCGTGCTCGCGCGCGTCTCCCTTGCCTTCGCCGCGGTCGTGCCGGGCTTGCCGCCTCCGTTAGCAGCCGGCCGCCGGACACGCCCCCCCGGCCACTCGTCCGGGCCCATGCACCAGCCGACGACGATGGCGCCCGACGCGGCGATCCGGCACTCGGCGCCGATCTTCCTGCAGAATGACGCCGCCTCGACGACGACGTCGTTATCACAGTCAATCAAGCCGCCTGCGACCACGGTCGGCGGCTCGGGAATGGAGCTGCGCTACGCGAACGTTATCTTGTCGGCCGAGATGCTGCTCTCGGCGCTGAGACCGGCGATCCGCGACGAAGACGTGCAGGACGGGATGATGGAGCTGTCGATGAGAGACGAGCTCTACAAGATGCTGCCCGTGACCATCCGCTCGGCCGTGAAAGCGAGTCTGATGGAGAGGTTGAGAGGGCAGCAGGTGGACGACGAGGCTGCCGCGGCGGCGATGGACGCCGTGGAGAGGGTGCTGCGGTGGCTGGGTCCGGTGGCGCACGACACGCTGCGGTGGCACGACGAGAGGGGCATGGAGCGGAAGCAGCGGTTCAGCATGAGCCCACGAGTGCCCATGGTGCAGACGCTGCATTTCGCGGACCGTCGGAAGGCGGAGGCTGCCATCGTGGAGGTGCTCGTGGAGCTCAGCTGCGTCTGCTGGTACCAAGACCAGCGGCGCCGGCCGGCTGACTGGGACGACTAG
- the LOC127296039 gene encoding uncharacterized protein, translating to MSGGFFRGTSADQDTRFSNKHAKLLKTQKFASELDHHVDMSKVKMDVMKPWIATRVTELLGFEDEVLINFIYGLLDVKEVDGKHIQIQLTGFMEKNTIKFMKELWSLLLSAQQNASGVPQQFLDAKEAEIQQRKAEEARIAQEIQKKREKDGRDTELDKRKMIDGGTGNSRFQGDSLGSALNNPDANAEKERELDLKHSSRTKSREHRRPRSTSLSPRGRQRSISPRRRSPSPSRQRSSRRSVSPRRSVSPRRHSPRIAPSVSRRRSPYSRRSPSVPRSPSPRRRFPIRRRSPPSGRRRTPSPYRRRSPPRPPRRSPSPSRRRSPARRRLPADRHWSPSPARRRPRSPSPGRRRLRSPSPRRNRPESPGRGQSPSPHRSPQLRSPKRVRKSPISSRALSANRQVSPQRRRSISPYSRSPNRSRRSLSRDTENGTNGMPSTKDRDVAQRNRGRKSYVDGSNDREMSGHRSPGSEQRRLTNSLRSPTNAERVSTRDSPLKSTGKHLPSQDSTDSSGDEKELSRARENARKANSSRLKSKDFDLQLKEVDVDKSSPREKSPSRLQKDGGKDIPRKYDNELSDSSEDARDSRRTRRQSDSPDDSRVKQQSPAIDKISNEHAKAASHNANVAKKYSGKVGEASLSDVGSPVQKAKKRTYGSNHIDHHSSGSEESEKDRSHSEKHRHKKGHKHKRHHDDSSESNSDSDGKESKRRRREEKKLRKEERRLRREERHRRRADRHASKQKLKYLGTSPSDLEKDLSGSDADVKKKGSYTPREEPDPNKLEVELRQRALESFSAKKSKHVVTPSSDVDKDTESNSDDDVRKKLL from the exons ATGTCGGGAggcttcttccgg GGGACGTCGGCGGACCAGGACACCCGTTTCTCCAACAAGCATGCCAAGCTGCTCAAGACGCAGAAGTTTGCGTCCGAGCTTGACCACCAT GTGGACATGTCGAAGGTGAAGATGGACGTGATGAAGCCGTGGATCGCGACAAGGGTCACCGAGCTTCTTGGGTTCGAGGACGAAGTGCTTATCAACTTCATCTACGGCCTGCTCGACGTGAAG GAGGTGGACGGGAAGCACATACAGATCCAGTTGACAGGGTTCATGGAGAAGAATACAATTAAGTTCATGAAGGAGCTGTGgagcctcctccttagtgcacagcAGAATGCCAGTGGTGTGCCCCAGCAATTTTTGGATGCTAAAGAGGCCGAGATTCAGCAGAGAAAG GCGGAAGAGGCTAGAATTGCCCAGGAAATCCAGAAGAAACGAGAGAAAGATGGAAGGGACACAGAACTGGATAAACGCAAAATGATT GACGGGGGTACCGGTAATTCAAGATTTCAAGGTGATTCACTTGGCTCTGCTTTAAATAATCCTGATGCCAATGCTGAGAAAGAGAGGGAATTGGACTTGAAGCATAGCTCAAGAACAAAGAGCCG GGAACATCGCAGACCTAGGAGCACATCTTTGTCACCTCGTGGTAGGCAGCGATCTATTTCTCCGAGAAGGCGTTCTCCATCCCCTTCCAGGCAAAGATCATCACGACGTTCAGTTTCACCTAGACGTTCTGTTTCTCCCCGAAGGCATTCTcctagaattgctccttcagtatCTAGGCGGAGATCACCCTATTCCAGGAGATCTCCTTCAGTACCGAGATCCCCATCGCCTCGGCGGAGATTTCCTATTAGGAGGAGATCTCCACCTTCAGGGCGGCGTAGAACACCATCTCCCTATCGCCGCCGGTCTCCACCTCGTCCACCTAGGAGATCACCATCTCCTTCTCGCCGGAGGTCACCTGCTCGACGCAGATTACCAGCTGACAGACACTGGTCCCCGTCTCCGGCAAGACGCAGGCCACGATCCCCTTCACCTGGAAGACGCAGGCTACGATCTCCATCTCCTAGAAGAAATAGGCCAGAGTCTCCAGGAAGAGGGCAGTCACCATCACCTCATCGCTCACCCCAATTGAGGTCACCAAAACGCGTGAGAAAATCCCCAATTTCGAGTAGAGCACTTTCTGCAAATCGTCAAGTTTCTCCCCAGCGGAGAAG GAGTATCAGTCCATACAGCAGGAGTCCAAATCGTTCCCGTAGGAGTCTGAGTAGAGACACTGAAAATGGAACAAATGGTATGCCTTCCACTAAAGATAGGGATGTGGCTCAAAG GAACCGAGGAAGAAAATCATATGTCGATGGCAGCAATGATAGAGAAATGAGTGGTCATCGTTCACCAGGCTCTGAACAACGTAGGCTCACAAATTCCTTGAGGTCTCCTACGAATGCAGAAAGAGTCTCCACACGTGACAG TCCTTTGAAGAGCACTGGGAAACATTTACCCAGTCAGGACAGCACAGATAGCAGTGGGGATGAGAAAGAATTGAGTCGTGCAAG AGAAAATGCACGGAAGGCCAATTCATCACGCTTGAAATCTAAGGATTTTGACCTGCAACTAAAGGAAGTGGATGTTGATAAGTCAAGCCCTAGAGAAAAATCCCCATCTAGATTACAAAAGGA TGGCGGCAAAGATATCCCCAGGAAATATGACAATGAATTATCAGATTCATCAGAAGATGCACGTGATAGTAGAAGAACGAGACGCCAGAGTGATTCTCCTGATGATTCTCGTGTGAAACAGCAGTcccctgcaattgataaaattagCAATGAGCATGCCAAGGCAGCTTCACATAATGCTAATGTAGCAAAGAAATATTCTGGTAAAGTTGGCGAAGCTTCACTATCAGATGTTGGAAGTCCTGTTCAAAAAGCTAAGAAAAGAACATATGGGAGTAATCACATTGATCATCACAGTTCAGGCTCAGAAGAATCTGAGAAAGACAGATCTCATTCTGAGAAACATAGGCATAAGAAGGGTCACAAGCATAAAAGGCATCACGATGACAGTTCTGAGTCTAATTCTGACTCAGATGGGAAGGagtccaagaggaggaggagagaagagAAAAAGCTGCGAAAAGAGGAAAGGCGCCTTAGGCGTGAAGAACGGCACCGCAGAAGGGCAGACCGTCATGCCAGTAAACAAAAATTGAAGTATCTTGGTACTTCACCTTCAGATCTTGAGAAGGATCTATCTGGCTCAGATGCTGATGTTAAGAAGAAAGGTTCATACACTCCCAGAGAAGAACCTGATCCGAACAAACTTGAAGTTGAGCTTCGTCAGAGGGCTCTTGAATCGTTTAGTGCAAAGAAATCAAAGCATGTTGTTACTCCGTCTTCAGATGTTGATAAGGATACTGAATCTAACTCAGATGATGATGTTAGGAAGAAACTTTTGTAG
- the LOC127296040 gene encoding AT-hook motif nuclear-localized protein 22-like, which yields MGSMDGNSLHGGYGAHVGAGPAGSNNNEDDDASPPPSAGGGGGGGSSGGSGRRPRGRPPGSKNKPKPPVVVTRESPNAMRSHVLEIASGADIVDAIAAFSRRRQRGVSVLSGSGAVTNVTLRQPAGTGAAAVALRGRFEILSLSGAFLPAPAPPGATGLAVYLAGGQGQVVGGSVMGELIASGPVMVIAATFGNATYERLPLDQDAEEGAVLSGSEGAAAQLEQQGSGGAAVPPSMYPVPQTPPHDMFGQWGQAPVARPPPPTSF from the coding sequence ATGGGGAGCATGGACGGGAACTCGCTGCACGGCGGCTACGGCGCCCACGTCGGCGCGGGCCCCGCCGGCAGCAACAACAACGAGGACGACGACGCCTCGCCGCCGCCCTcggccggcggcggtggcgggggcGGATCCTCggggggctcggggcgccggccgCGCGGCAGGCCGCCGGGGTCCAAGAACAAGCCCAAGCCGCCGGTGGTGGTGACGCGGGAGAGCCCCAACGCGATGCGCTCCCACGTGCTGGAGATCGCCAGCGGGGCCGACATCGTCGACGCCATCGCGGCCTTCTCCCGCCGCAGGCAGCGCGGGGTCTCCGTCCTCAGCGGCAGCGGCGCCGTCACCAACGTCACGCTGCGGCAGCCCGCGGGGACCGGGGCCGCCGCGGTCGCCCTCAGGGGCCGGTTCGAGATACTGTCCCTCTCCGGCGCCTTCCTCCCGGCACCCGCGCCGCCGGGGGCCACGGGGCTGGCCGTGTACCTCGCGGGAGGGCAGGGGCAGGTGGTGGGCGGGAGCGTCATGGGGGAGCTGATCGCGTCCGGCCCCGTCATGGTCATCGCGGCCACCTTCGGGAACGCCACCTACGAGAGGCTGCCGCTGGACCAGGACGCCGAGGAGGGCGCCGTGCTGTCCGGCtccgagggcgccgccgcgcagCTGGAGCAGCAGGGCAGCGGAGGCGCCGCCGTGCCTCCCTCGATGTACCCCgtgccgcagacgccgccgcacgACATGTTCGGCCAGTGGGGGCAGGCGCCCGTCGCGCGGCCACCGCCGCCCACGTCCTTCTAG